The proteins below come from a single Mycobacterium parmense genomic window:
- a CDS encoding TetR/AcrR family transcriptional regulator produces the protein MPKVSQDHLAARRRQILDGARRCFAQYGYDKATVRRLEQAIGMSRGAIFHHFRDKDALFFALAHEDAERMADVASREGLIQVMRDMLAAPDQFDWLATRLEIARKLRNDPAFSRGWAERSAELAAATTDRLRRQKEAQRVRDDVPGDVLQCYLELVLDGLVARLASGEDPQRLAAVLDLVENSVRRN, from the coding sequence ATGCCAAAAGTCAGCCAGGACCATCTGGCGGCCCGTCGTCGCCAGATCCTGGACGGCGCACGCCGGTGCTTCGCCCAATACGGTTACGACAAGGCGACGGTGCGCCGGCTCGAACAGGCGATCGGGATGTCGCGCGGAGCGATCTTTCACCACTTCCGCGACAAAGACGCGCTGTTCTTCGCGTTGGCGCACGAGGACGCCGAGCGGATGGCCGACGTGGCGTCGCGCGAGGGCCTGATCCAGGTGATGCGCGACATGCTCGCCGCGCCGGACCAATTCGACTGGCTGGCAACAAGGCTGGAGATCGCGCGCAAGCTCCGCAACGACCCTGCCTTCAGCCGTGGCTGGGCGGAACGCTCCGCGGAGCTGGCCGCGGCGACGACCGACCGGCTGCGCCGGCAGAAGGAGGCGCAGCGGGTGCGCGACGACGTCCCCGGCGACGTGCTGCAGTGCTACCTGGAGCTGGTCCTCGACGGTTTGGTGGCGCGGCTGGCCTCGGGCGAGGATCCGCAGCGGCTGGCCGCGGTCCTCGACCTGGTGGAGAACTCGGTGCGCCGCAACTAA